GGCGGCCTGGGAACCCGGGGCGCCGCCCCCGCCCCCGCCCCCGGCGACGCCCTAGGGGCCCGCTACTCCCGGACCCCGAAGCCCGCGCGGAGCGGCTTCGGCAGGAGGTCGTTGCAGGCCAGCTGACCGGCGTGGGTGAGGGCGTCGTCGCGGCACTCGTAGAAGTCGCTGTAGACGAGCTGCATGGTGAAGCCCACCGCGACGATCATCAGGGCCACGCTCGCCGCGACCAGACCGCTGATCGCGGCCGTCCGCATCGAGCGGAGCGGGGCCGCCGTGGCGCCCTGCCCCGAAGGCCGGCCCAGGGGCTGCCCGGGGGCCTGTCCCGAGGGCTGGGACGCCGCTCCGGCCGGCGGCTGTGAGGTCGGCGACAGCTCGTCGGACGGCTTCGGCTTGGTGCGCAGCGAGCTGATCGCCCAGTAGACGCCCAGGGCGCCGAGCAGCAGCGCGAGTTCCGGGATCTCGAAGATGGCGAAGAAGAAGGCCCACATGCCGGCGAGGATCGCGTACCGCGCGCGCCGCTGCGCCGGGTCCGTCGGGTCCCAGCGGAGCCCCCGTCCGCCGCCGCCCTGGCCGGGCCCATCCTGGCCGGGTCCGCCCTCCGGCCCTCCCTGGCCGCCGCCCTGGCGCTCGGGCCCACCGCCGAAGCCGTCGTCCGAGCGACCCGGCTGGCGCGGGCTCCAGCGGCCGTCGGACGGCCCCGACGAGCCGGAGCCCCCGGACGATTCGTCGTCCGAGCCCTCCGGTCGCCGCGGCTGCCACGGCTGGTCCGGCCGACCCTCGGGCGGCGGCGCGAACGGGTTGTTGTCGTCCGTGGACTGGCGTTCCGGCATCTGCTGAACGTCTTCCCTCTGTCGTCGCGACCACGGCCGCACCCGTGGTCTCCGCTGCTGTCTCGTCCGCCGCCGTCCGGGTCTTCGACCGGTGCAGGTCGGGTGCGCGTCCGGCGTCGGACCTTGACGCTACCGCCCTGCTCCGCCCCCGTCCCGTGGGGGCCGTCCGGTGTGCCGGTATCGTTGCTGACGGTCGAGCCATTCGTAGGGTTCCCCGTATCGAGCGGCACGATTCGTTCGTACGACCGTACAAACACCACGGAAAGAGTGACCCAGTGGCTGCCGCCCGCCTCGTCGTCCTGGTCTCCGGTTCCGGTACCAATCTGCAGGCCCTCCTCGACGGCATCGCCGCCGACCCCGAGGGCTACGGCGCGGAGATCGTCGCCGTCGGCGCCGACCGCGACGGCATCGCCGGTCTGGAGCGCGCCGAGCGCGCCGGACTGCCGACCTTCGTCTGCCGGGTCAAGGACCACGCGACCCGCGAGGAATGGGACCGCGCCCTCGCCGAGGCCACCGCCGCGTACGAGCCGGATCTCGTCGTCTCGGCCGGCTTCATGAAGATCGTCGGCAAGGAGTTCCTCGCCCGCTTCGGCGGCCGGGTCGTCAACACCCACCCGGCTCTGCTGCCCAGTTTTCCCGGTGCCCACGGGGTGCGTGACGCCCTCGCCTACGGCGCGAAGGTCACCGGGTGCACCGTCCACTTCGTCGACGACGGTGTCGACACCGGCCCGATCATCGCCCAGGGCGTGGTCGAGGTGCGGGACGAGGACGATGAAGCCGCTCTGCACGAGCGCATCAAGGAAGTCGAGCGCTCACTGCTCGTCGACGTCGTGGGGCGCCTCGCCCGGCACGGCTATCGCATTGAGGGACGAAAGGTTCATGTCGGTGAACACGGACACCGTTAAGCCCATCCGCCGCGCGCTGGTCAGCGTCTACGACAAGACGGGGCTCGAGGAACTGGCCCGCGGTCTGCACGAGGCCGGTGTCGAGCTCGTCTCCACCGGCTCCACGGCCGGGAAGATCGCCGCCGCCGGTGTGCCGGTCACCAAGGTCGAGGAGCTGACCGGCTTCCCCGAGTGCCTGGACGGCCGCGTCAAGACCCTCCACCCGCGCGTGCACGCCGGCATCCTCGCCGACCTGCGCCTGGAGTCGCACCGCGAGCAGCTCGCCGAGCTCGGCGTGGAGCCCTTCGACCTGGTCGTCGTGAACCTCTACCCCTTCAAGGAGACCGTCGCCTCCGGCGCCACTCCCGACGAGTGCGTCGAGCAGATCGACATCGGCGGCCCTTCGATGGTCCGCGCCGCCGCCAAGAACCACCCGTCCGTGGCGATCGTCACCAGCCCCGAGCGGTACGCCGACGTCCTCGCGGCCGTCCAGGCCGGTGGCTTCGACCTGACCGCGCGCAAGCGCCTGGCGGGCGAGGCCTTCCAGCACACCGCCGCCTACGACGTGGCCGTCGCCGCCTGGTTCGCCGACGACTACGCGGCCGCCGACGACTCGGGCTTCCCCGACTTCCTGGGCGCCACCTACGAGCGGAACAGCGTCCTGCGCTACGGCGAGAACCCCCACCAGGGCGCCGCGCTGTACGTCGACGGCACGGGCGGCCTCGCCGAGGCCGAGCAGCTGCACGGCAAGGAGATGTCGTACAACAACTACACGGACACCGACGCCGCGCGCCGGGCCGCGTACGACCACACCGAGCCCTGCGTCGCGATCATCAAGCACGCCAACCCGTGCGGCATCGCGATCGGCGCCGATGTCGCCGAGGCCCACCGCAAGGCCCACGCCTGCGACCCCCTGTCCGCGTTCGGCGGCGTCATCGCCGTCAACCGCCCCGTCTCGGTCGCGATGGCCGAGCAGGTCGCGGAGATCTTCACCGAGGTCATCGTCGCCCCGGCGTACGAGGACGGGGCCGTCGAGGTCCTCGCCAAGAAGAAGAACATCCGCGTGCTCAAGGCCGAGGGCGCCCCGAGCAACCCGGTCGAGGTCAAGCCGATCGACGGCGGTGCGCTGCTCCAGGTCACCGACCGTCTCCAGGCCGAGGGCGACGACCCCGCGAACTGGACCCTGGCGACCGGTGAGGCGCTGTCGGCCGACGAGCTCGCCGAGCTGGCCTTCGCCTGGAAGGCCTGCCGCGCGGTCAAGTCCAACGCGATCCTGCTCTCCAAGGACGGCGCCTCGGTCGGCGTCGGCATGGGCCAGGTCAACCGCGTCGACTCCGCGAAGCTCGCGGTCGAGCGGGCGGGCGAGGAGCGGGCGCGCGGCTCCTACGCCGCCTCGGACGCCTTCTTCCCCTTCCCCGACGGCCTGGAGATCCTCACCGCGGCCGGTGTGAAGGCGGTCGTGCAGCCGGGCGGATCGATGCGGGACGAGCTGGTCGTCGAGGCCGCGAAGAAGGCCGGCGTGACGATGTACCTCACGGGGACGCGCCACTTCTTCCACTGAGCCACGCCCCACGGGCGGCCCGCCGACACCCTTCGGGGGTGCCGGGGGGCCGCCCGTCGGCGCATGAGGAACGTCACCGGCGGATTTCCGGGCCCCACGGAGGGCCCGGGAGCCCCGGAAGGTCCCGTCGGCGGCAGGTCCGCCGATCGGGTGGACTCTGGTCTAATGGGTTGCTCTTTTGTCGGCCACTGGTAGTGGGGGCGTGGTGTTGGACGTACAGAACAGGTCCGCCGAGGAGGCCGGCACCGGCGCTCCGGGCGCCGCCGCCGCCGGGTCGCCGGACGGCCTCGCGCCGGCCCCGCTCCGCCCGTACCTCATCCTCGCGGGCGTCCTGTGCGGTCTGTACTTCCTCTACTCCTGGGTGCAGTACGCGCACTTCCGCACCCCGTCCTGGGACCTCGGGATCTTCGGGCAGTCCGTCCGGGCGTACGCCGAGT
This sequence is a window from Streptomyces sp. NBC_00691. Protein-coding genes within it:
- the purH gene encoding bifunctional phosphoribosylaminoimidazolecarboxamide formyltransferase/IMP cyclohydrolase — protein: MSVNTDTVKPIRRALVSVYDKTGLEELARGLHEAGVELVSTGSTAGKIAAAGVPVTKVEELTGFPECLDGRVKTLHPRVHAGILADLRLESHREQLAELGVEPFDLVVVNLYPFKETVASGATPDECVEQIDIGGPSMVRAAAKNHPSVAIVTSPERYADVLAAVQAGGFDLTARKRLAGEAFQHTAAYDVAVAAWFADDYAAADDSGFPDFLGATYERNSVLRYGENPHQGAALYVDGTGGLAEAEQLHGKEMSYNNYTDTDAARRAAYDHTEPCVAIIKHANPCGIAIGADVAEAHRKAHACDPLSAFGGVIAVNRPVSVAMAEQVAEIFTEVIVAPAYEDGAVEVLAKKKNIRVLKAEGAPSNPVEVKPIDGGALLQVTDRLQAEGDDPANWTLATGEALSADELAELAFAWKACRAVKSNAILLSKDGASVGVGMGQVNRVDSAKLAVERAGEERARGSYAASDAFFPFPDGLEILTAAGVKAVVQPGGSMRDELVVEAAKKAGVTMYLTGTRHFFH
- the purN gene encoding phosphoribosylglycinamide formyltransferase, which encodes MAAARLVVLVSGSGTNLQALLDGIAADPEGYGAEIVAVGADRDGIAGLERAERAGLPTFVCRVKDHATREEWDRALAEATAAYEPDLVVSAGFMKIVGKEFLARFGGRVVNTHPALLPSFPGAHGVRDALAYGAKVTGCTVHFVDDGVDTGPIIAQGVVEVRDEDDEAALHERIKEVERSLLVDVVGRLARHGYRIEGRKVHVGEHGHR